In one Excalfactoria chinensis isolate bCotChi1 chromosome 17, bCotChi1.hap2, whole genome shotgun sequence genomic region, the following are encoded:
- the ARMC7 gene encoding armadillo repeat-containing protein 7, producing the protein MELGRLEYLQALVTEFQVTDSSEAKRQVLANLANFAYDPKNYEHLRQLQVPDLFLDMLTEDDETLVEFAMGGLCNLCLDRTNKDYILEANGVGPIINCLSSSNEETVMSAVTTLMYLTTPQSHQQTTPVPVVECMLRFSLSASRRLSNLATVFLEDYCTPLQVEEARNLSEHTAVGIPLPKD; encoded by the exons ATGGAGCTGGGCAGGTTGGAGTATCTGCAGGCCCTGGTCACGGAGTTCCAGGTGACGGACAGCTCAG AGGCCAAGCGGCAGGTGCTGGCCAACCTGGCCAACTTCGCCTACGACCCCAAGAACTACGAGCACCTGCGGCAGCTGCAGGTGCCGGACCTGTTCCTCGACATGCTGACGGAGGACGACGAGACCCTCGTGGAGTTCGCTATGG GTGGTCTTTGCAACCTGTGCCTGGATAGAACTAACAAAGACTACATCCTGGAGGCCAACGGGGTAGGGCCCATAATAAACTGCCTCTCCAGCTCCAATGAAGAGACAGTCATGTCAGCAGTCACAACCCTGATGTATCTGACAACACCGCAGTCGCACCAGCAGACCACGCCGGTCCCGGTGGTGGAATGCATGCTTCGCTTCTCCCTGTCGGCCAGCAGGAGGCTGAGCAACCTGGCAACGGTGTTCCTGGAGGATTACTGCACGCCTCTGCAGGTGGAAGAGGCCAGGAACCTGAGCGAACACACCGCGGTGGGGATTCCTCTCCCTAAGGACTGA